A window of Candidatus Parvarchaeota archaeon genomic DNA:
GAGGGAATGAGTGTCAAGAAGGCACTTGAAATAATAGACAGCCCGCTAGTATAAGCCTGTATAAAAGGCTAAATCGAAGTCTGAAGCATTCATTGATTATTGCTTCTTTTGATAAAAGCTGCTGCAAGGCCGATTGACAGGATTAAGATTGCAGGAACAACACATGGCGGCGTTGGAGTTTGTGCTGCCTTCATGCAGCCTTCCTTTACCGCCCCTGAGCCATCAATGTTGAAAAATGATGTCACAAACGAGGCATCTGGTATTTCCTGGCACAGAGTCGGATCTTTGAGTATGCTTGCAATGGACTTGATGCAGACTTTTTGCACATCCTCATCAGGAGCAAGCCTGCATTTGGCAAGCGCCTGCGCCCGCGTGTCTGTGCCGCTATGGAGGACTGCAACACCTACCGCCTGTTTTTGAAAGCAGATTGACTTGTTGAAATCCCCCCCAGTCGCACTTGCGCAGTCTGCAGTTGTAACCTGCTGGTTTATGCACCCTGCCGTTATGAGGAGAAAGGCTGCAAAAACACCTGCGATGGAGGCGAAAACAAGTTTGGTTGTAATGAAAGACACCCTAGAATGTTGGATTTGCAAGCCTTTGCCTCTTGCTTTCTATTTGGAGGCGTTTGAGACCCAGGCAAACGGGTCTGCGGATTCTGCCTGCCAGAGAAGCATTTTGGCTGATTTTGTTTTTAAGTCTGCCCTTGCTGATTCAACCCAATCAAGGGCATGCCTGTGCCCAAGCGCCGCGTATTCAAGTGCGCTAAAGCACATTTCAAGCCTGTCAGCCTCAAGCACAATCCTTGCGGCTTTCCTATTCTTTTGGGAAGATGCGAAATCCTGCAAAACGCCCAGGCCAAGTGGCCTGAACAGATTCTTGTTTGCAGCCCCAACTGACGGTCTTACATATTTTTTGTTGATTTTATTGAGGTCTGAAACCCTAGTCTCGCAAACGTCGTGCAGCAGGCACCCCAAAAGGACCTGATGCTCCTGCTGGCGCGCAAGTCCCTCCATTCTTGACAAAAGCAGCCCCACGATGCAGACCCTGTACGTGTGCTCAGCCACGCTTTCCGGGTTTTCAATTCCGATAGTCAGCCAGCCGGACCTTGCCGTGCGCTTGAGCTGCCCTGCCTCAAAGATAAAATTAGAAATGGGCTGTGCGCCTCTGCTTGAAGAAATTGCGGTTGCCGCGAATTTGGCTGGCTTGCGCATTGGCGCCTCTTTTTTTGGTTTCATGTGCCGTCACCTTCTACCTGGGAGATTTCCCTGCCAAACGACCTGTTGTACAGGTTCTGGGTTATTATTGACTTGATTTCCTGCGCTGAAAAGCCTATTTTGATAAATCTTGTATGCCCCCTGACTCCTTTGCCGGATTCCACCATTGTCACAAGGCCAAGCATCTCAAGGTCGTGCAGATATTCGCGGTACCACCGTGCAGTGCGCGGCTCAAGTGTCTGAAGGGAGCACAGGTTTAAGTATTCCTCATACACCTCACCTGAAAAAAGAAAACTCTCATTGCCTGCGGCCTGGGGCGAAGGCTCAAGGCGCGCATATCTGCTGCCCCCTGCAAGAGTCAGTGAGGCAACTGCAAGAAGCACAAGCTGCTGGTGCTCCGGAAGCGTGGAAATTGTCTCCTTTGCCACATCCTCGTCAACCGCTTTTCGCGCAAGGTTGACCTGCTTGTCAGTGACTTTGGCAAGCGCAGCCTGCTGCGCCGATGTTATGGATTCATCAGCAATTTCGCCTGCGCGAAGCAGGAGCCTCAGTGCATATCTTGCATCCCCGGTTTCGGACGCCGATGCGGCTGCGGCAAGATTGATTGCCGAGTCCTCAACGACCCCTTGCTTAAATCCAATCTGGCAGCGCTTGGAGAGTATTGTCGCAAGCTGCTGCGTGTTATAGGGAGCAAATACAAGCTCTGTCTCAAACAGCGTGGATTTGGAGCGCGAATCAAGCCTTTCCTTGAATGACAGGTTGTTTGAGATGCCTACAAGCGAGACGCCGCCTCCAGAAAGCTCGTCGTTTGCTCGCGTGAGGGAGTATATCAGCTCGTCAAGGTCCTTGACCATGTCAACCTCATCGAGCACAAGCACAAGGAACTTGCCGTCCGACTCAACCCATTCAAGCATCTTCTCATACATGAAGGTTATGCCAAACCCCGCCCGCTCAAGCTCCGGCAAAAAACCCTTGAGCGCCTTTTGCATGACTTTATAGCGTGAGTTGTAAATCCTGCAGTTGACATAGGCAAATTTGGCCTTTGTGCCAAGGGACTCGAACTTCGACATTACCCGCCTGACGCAGGCAGTTTTGCCTGTCCCGGTCTTGCCGTAGAGGAAGATGTTCCTGGGCCTGCCGCCTTTGAGGGCAGGCGAAACGCAAAGCATGACCTTTTCTATTTCCCTATCCCTGAAGGGAAGCTCAGGGGGCACAAAGTGCGGCGAGAGCGCGTTGCGGTCTGCAAAGCAGGTGGGTTTTTGCAGTATGTCAAGGAATGATTTCATTTCAACACGTTTGTTGCAGAATTGTTTTAGGGGTTTTTTCAGAATGCATTTTGCCGAATCTGCTGGTTTTTTGCGCGCAGATGGCGCTAAAGTTTGGGGGGCAAGCATTATAAGAAAAGCCTTATTAACCCTTTCCGACATTTAATTAGCACGAGGCTTAGTTTTGCATTAATCAGGGGTGTTTGAATGGGAATGTTTGAAAAAATTTCAAAAGGGCTTGGTTTGAACAAGGACATCAACATTGAAGAATACATGAACACTATTGAAATGGAGAACG
This region includes:
- a CDS encoding HD domain-containing protein → MKPKKEAPMRKPAKFAATAISSSRGAQPISNFIFEAGQLKRTARSGWLTIGIENPESVAEHTYRVCIVGLLLSRMEGLARQQEHQVLLGCLLHDVCETRVSDLNKINKKYVRPSVGAANKNLFRPLGLGVLQDFASSQKNRKAARIVLEADRLEMCFSALEYAALGHRHALDWVESARADLKTKSAKMLLWQAESADPFAWVSNASK